Proteins encoded together in one Styela clava chromosome 12, kaStyClav1.hap1.2, whole genome shotgun sequence window:
- the LOC144430601 gene encoding zinc finger BED domain-containing protein 5-like, translated as MTWIRDKRQDFKKDLKNEEFILQLAYLSDIFQALNDVNRSFQGPDRSIQDFVSKLEVFVRKLDIWMKNVESKRYGMLEFFTTVSWEPNEKFSQEIAEHLRLLITELMHYFPHTICCPYMVNPFFVNPALLPVGTGEQEEIIDIQADETAKNVHRECSPSLINFWLKLSSSYPTLARNAVPQLLVLYS; from the exons ATGACCTGGATTAGG GATAAGAGACAAGATTTCAAAAAGGATTTGAAAAACGAGGAGTTTATATTACAGTTGGCTTACTTATCGGATATTTTTCAAGCTCTTAACGATGTGAATCGTTCGTTCCAAGGGCCAGACAGATCAATCCAAGACTTTGTCTCTAAGCTTGAAGTGTTCGTTCGGAAGCTGGACATTTGGATGAAAAATGTGGAGAGCAAACGTTACGGAATGTTAGAATTCTTCACCACCGTTTCGTGGGaaccaaatgaaaaattttctcaaGAAATTGCAGAACATCTAAGATTGCTAATCACGGAATTGATGCATTACTTTCCGCATACAATATGCTGCCCATATATGGTCAATCCGTTTTTTGTCAATCCCGCACTTCTACCTGTTGGAACTGGTGAACAAGAAGAGATAATTGATATCCAAGCTGATGAAACTGCAAAAAATGTGCACAGAGAATGCTCTCCATCACTAATCAATTTCTGGCTAAAATTGTCTTCTAGTTACCCCACACTGGCCCGTAATGCTGTTCCTCAACTATTGGTTTTATACAGTTAA